GTTGGGTCGGCAACTCTTTCTATTTCTGGATATTTTTTAATGTCTTTTTTAGATCTTTAACAAATCGTTTTTTCTACATATGGATGGCATCAGTGGGTAATTATTTGTCATTTTATTAAGGAAAAGTGACAGTGAACCGACATAAGCAATATGTGCTTTATTAAtaggtaggtatagatatagaataGATTAACAATAgacaagaaaagaaaaaaggtCTTCGTAGATGGCCAGAAAGAAAATTATGTATAGCAGGCCGGCTTGCCCCAAGTAGGAAACAGATAAAATAGTAGGGCCTTTCTTATAAAATAGCATGCCCATGAATCGATGaaagcaatagcccctttattagtaggtaggtatatataattatatatatatatatatacatattatatatatgtatatatatatatatctatatatatatatttatatatataatatagttactATATATAGATCTGGCTCTTTGACATTACTTTGCGGGACCCCGCTCTGACTGCAAACACTAGGACATGTACTCTGTAAAAAAATATAATAgcatttagattattattttagtgatctaaacgcttttatatttttttatggaGGGAGTACCCTGCATGCGTAAAAGCGTATTTTACCATGGGTGTATGCCGATATATCTTTGGTCACATTCTGGAACTATTTTGACATCGGAAATTCCGATTTTCTAAAAATGAATTACAAGTATTTTGACCCCACAAAAACAAACTACCCAAGAGACTGACAGGATGTCGACGGCGATGTATTGGCCTTGCTCGCTCTTAGTGGAACGATGACCGAACCCATGAGACAGACAGGATGCTCAAATCTGAAATCTCGAAAAGCATCCCGGCCGGTAACACAACAGAGGCACCAAAATATCCGTTTCGAAAAGAAAAACAGAGCTACAAAATTGAACGCCGCTACCGCTAGTTGCACCCAGCTGTGTGGTGTGGGACTTTCTCCTCGAGGGGACCGCGGATTCACACCTCGAATACGGGACAGCAGACATGACCAGTCGACCGATCGAGTCAGCACGCACTGCCACGCATACGTTTACGTAGGTAGAgatagaagaagaaggaagaaaccCCTCCACGAAGAAAGCCTCTGACCGCGTTTGCATCGGGGCCGCCTACGACCGTGGCACGAACCAACAACCAGCCAACCGAGAGCCCACGAGAAGTGGTCCAGGTCAAAGCGAGCACGAACGCGAGCTGTAAAGTCCTCGCTGGGTGCAGCTCATCGTGCGCTTGCAAAACCCATGCGTATAAGAGCGGGCTCGGCGAcgggacgaggacgaggaggagaagagaaCGAGAACAGGAGCGGACGGACACGTGCGATGAGTAGCACCAGAACTTTCtcgccggcggtggtggcggcagggCAGCAGCACGTCCGCGCGCCGCGCGGTGGGCTGccgcggcccagcaggccggcggCGGGCTCGCCGGGCCAACGGtccgcgggtggcggcggcgacgccgCGTGGGGGCAAGCGGGGCGCAGCTGGTGGGGCGCTGGAGGTGGATTGCCGGCGGCCGCGTCGTCGAGGCGGCAGCCGTGCAGAGCTGGCGCTGACCGGGCGCCGGCGGGGAACCGGGAGCTGGTGCGGCGGGCGCTTTCGCCGCCGGCCACGGGCGCGCGCGGCGCGGCGCTGAGGAGGTGGAGCTTCCGGCCCATGCCGAGCCGGCTGCGCAACGTGTCTTGCTTGACCTCGACGGCGGCCCCTACATCCCCACGGCCATCGTGACTTTGCTTAGCGTGAG
This region of Triticum aestivum cultivar Chinese Spring chromosome 2D, IWGSC CS RefSeq v2.1, whole genome shotgun sequence genomic DNA includes:
- the LOC123049133 gene encoding translation initiation factor IF-2-like, with translation MRIRAGSATGRGRGGEENENRSGRTRAMSSTRTFSPAVVAAGQQHVRAPRGGLPRPSRPAAGSPGQRSAGGGGDAAWGQAGRSWWGAGGGLPAAASSRRQPCRAGADRAPAGNRELVRRALSPPATGARGAALRRWSFRPMPSRLRNVSCLTSTAAPTSPRPS